Proteins from a genomic interval of Rhizobium etli CFN 42:
- a CDS encoding sugar ABC transporter substrate-binding protein: MKKFILGTAMALVMSTAAHAETVGVSMAKFDDNFLTVLRNGMTDYAKTLNGVTLQVEDAQNDVSKQQSQIQNFIASKVDAIIVNPVDTDATTAMSKLAADAGIPLVYVNRQPVNVDTLPEKQAFVASHEQESGTLETKEICRILGGKGKAVVIMGELSNQAARMRTQDVHDVIKTDECKGLEIVEEQTANWDRTQGADLMTNWLSSGIEFDAVISNNDEMAIGAIQALKAAGKDMSKVVIGGVDATQDALAAMQAGDLDVTVFQDAAGQGKGALDTALKIAKGEKTEKKVYIPFQLVTPENVKDFVTKN, from the coding sequence ATGAAAAAGTTTATCCTGGGCACTGCGATGGCGCTCGTCATGTCGACGGCCGCCCACGCAGAAACGGTCGGCGTGTCGATGGCCAAGTTCGACGACAACTTCCTGACCGTTCTTCGTAACGGCATGACCGATTATGCAAAGACGCTGAATGGCGTCACCCTGCAGGTCGAAGACGCGCAGAACGACGTTTCCAAGCAGCAGAGCCAGATCCAGAATTTCATCGCCTCCAAGGTCGATGCGATCATCGTCAACCCGGTCGATACCGACGCGACCACGGCGATGTCGAAGCTTGCTGCCGATGCCGGCATTCCGCTGGTCTACGTCAACCGCCAGCCGGTCAACGTCGACACGCTGCCGGAAAAGCAGGCCTTCGTTGCTTCCCACGAGCAGGAATCCGGCACGCTGGAAACCAAGGAAATCTGCCGCATTCTCGGCGGCAAGGGCAAGGCCGTGGTCATCATGGGCGAGCTTTCCAACCAGGCTGCGCGCATGCGCACCCAGGACGTCCATGACGTCATCAAGACCGATGAGTGCAAGGGTCTGGAAATCGTCGAAGAGCAGACGGCCAACTGGGATCGTACTCAGGGGGCCGACCTGATGACCAACTGGCTCTCCAGCGGCATCGAATTCGACGCCGTGATCTCCAACAACGACGAAATGGCGATCGGCGCCATCCAGGCATTGAAGGCAGCCGGCAAGGATATGAGCAAGGTCGTTATCGGCGGCGTCGACGCCACCCAGGACGCGCTTGCCGCCATGCAGGCAGGTGACCTCGACGTCACCGTGTTCCAGGACGCGGCCGGCCAGGGCAAGGGCGCGCTCGATACGGCGCTGAAGATCGCCAAGGGCGAAAAGACCGAGAAGAAGGTCTACATTCCCTTCCAGCTCGTCACGCCCGAAAACGTCAAGGACTTCGTCACCAAGAACTGA
- a CDS encoding sugar ABC transporter ATP-binding protein, with translation MAVSPTTMAAVRASGAVPNAEFLLSAEGVRKEFPGVVALDDVQFRLKRASVHALMGENGAGKSTLMKILAGIYTPDKGDIRLKGVEIQLKSPLDALENGIAMIHQELNLMPFMTVAENIWIRREPKNRFGFIDHGVMHSMTEELFARLNIDIDPDIEVRHLSVANRQMVEIAKAVSYNSDVLIMDEPTSALTEREVEHLFRIIRDLRSQGIGIVYITHKMNELFEIADEFSVFRDGRYIGTHASTDVTRDDIIRMMVGREITQMFPKEEVPIGEIVLSVKDLCLKGVFRNVSFEVRAGEILGVAGLVGSGRSNVAETLFGVTPPSSGTVELFGKPVTISSPTEAIRHQMAFLTEDRKDTGCLLILDILENMQIAVLQDKFVKGGFVQQGALEATCEDMAKRLRVKTPNLYERVENLSGGNQQKVLIGRWLLTHPKILILDEPTRGIDVGAKAEIHRLVTEMARNGVAVIMISSEMPEVLGMSDRIMVMHEGLVTGFLNRDEATQIKVMELAAR, from the coding sequence ATGGCCGTCAGTCCGACAACCATGGCAGCCGTGCGTGCGAGCGGCGCCGTTCCGAATGCGGAGTTTCTCTTGAGCGCCGAGGGCGTTCGCAAGGAGTTTCCCGGCGTCGTCGCACTCGATGACGTGCAGTTCCGGCTGAAGCGCGCGTCCGTGCATGCGCTGATGGGCGAAAACGGCGCCGGCAAATCGACATTGATGAAGATTCTTGCCGGCATCTATACGCCCGACAAAGGCGATATTCGCCTCAAAGGGGTCGAGATCCAGCTGAAATCTCCGCTCGATGCGCTGGAGAACGGTATCGCCATGATCCATCAGGAGCTGAACCTGATGCCGTTCATGACCGTTGCCGAAAATATCTGGATCCGCCGCGAACCGAAGAACCGCTTCGGTTTCATTGACCATGGCGTGATGCACAGCATGACCGAGGAGCTGTTTGCCCGGCTTAATATTGATATCGATCCCGATATCGAAGTCCGGCACCTCTCGGTCGCCAACCGGCAGATGGTCGAGATCGCCAAGGCGGTTTCCTATAATTCCGATGTCCTCATCATGGACGAACCTACTTCGGCCCTGACGGAGCGCGAGGTCGAGCATCTTTTCCGCATCATCCGCGATCTCAGGTCCCAGGGCATCGGCATCGTCTACATCACCCACAAGATGAACGAGCTTTTCGAGATCGCTGACGAGTTTTCCGTCTTCCGCGATGGCCGATATATCGGCACGCACGCCTCGACTGACGTCACCCGCGACGACATTATCCGCATGATGGTCGGGCGCGAGATCACTCAAATGTTTCCGAAGGAAGAGGTGCCGATCGGCGAGATCGTGCTCTCCGTCAAGGATCTCTGTCTCAAAGGCGTCTTTCGCAATGTTTCCTTCGAGGTCAGGGCCGGCGAGATTCTCGGTGTGGCCGGTCTCGTCGGCTCCGGACGGTCGAATGTCGCCGAAACGCTGTTCGGTGTGACGCCGCCAAGCTCCGGGACGGTCGAACTGTTCGGCAAGCCGGTGACGATTTCCTCGCCGACCGAGGCCATCCGTCACCAGATGGCATTCCTGACGGAGGATCGCAAAGACACCGGCTGCCTGTTAATCCTGGATATTCTGGAAAACATGCAGATCGCCGTCCTGCAGGACAAATTTGTCAAGGGTGGTTTCGTGCAGCAGGGAGCACTCGAGGCGACCTGCGAAGACATGGCGAAAAGGCTACGCGTGAAAACCCCCAATCTTTACGAGCGGGTGGAAAATCTTTCGGGCGGCAATCAGCAGAAGGTGCTGATCGGGCGCTGGCTGCTCACCCATCCGAAGATCCTGATCCTCGATGAACCGACGCGCGGCATCGATGTCGGCGCCAAGGCGGAAATCCACCGGCTGGTGACGGAAATGGCGCGAAACGGCGTGGCGGTAATCATGATCTCATCCGAAATGCCCGAGGTTCTCGGCATGAGCGACCGCATCATGGTCATGCATGAGGGCCTGGTGACCGGTTTCCTCAATCGCGATGAAGCAACGCAGATCAAGGTGATGGAGCTGGCTGCGCGGTGA
- a CDS encoding ABC transporter permease, whose product MSTKAAEGTAPLATRQRRRRMPPELSIFLVLVGIALIYEALGWTFIGQSFLMNSQRLTIMILQVSVIGIIAVGVTQVIITGGIDLSSGSVVGMTAMIATSFAQSSTWGRAVFPSLTDLPALVPIMIGLLIGAAAGLANGALIAYTKIPPFIATLGMFVSARGVAKWYTKGQPVSGITEQFHFIGTKAWPVVVFLVVALIFHVALRYTRYGKFTYAIGANPQAARVSGINIEAHLVKVYVIAGLLAGLAGIVTAARAETAQASMGVGYELDAIAATVIGGTSLTGGVGRITGTVIGTIILGVMTSGFTFLRIDAYYQEIVKGFIIVAAVVIDVYRQKKRRKH is encoded by the coding sequence ATGAGTACCAAGGCAGCAGAGGGTACGGCCCCGCTCGCAACCCGGCAGAGACGGCGGCGTATGCCGCCGGAACTCAGCATCTTCCTGGTGCTTGTCGGCATCGCGCTCATCTATGAAGCGCTCGGCTGGACGTTCATCGGCCAAAGCTTCCTGATGAATTCGCAGCGCCTGACCATCATGATCCTGCAGGTCTCCGTCATAGGTATTATCGCCGTCGGCGTCACGCAGGTCATCATAACAGGCGGCATCGATCTATCATCGGGCTCCGTGGTCGGCATGACGGCAATGATCGCAACAAGTTTCGCCCAGTCCTCCACCTGGGGGCGGGCCGTCTTCCCTTCGCTGACCGATCTTCCGGCGCTCGTGCCCATCATGATCGGTCTGCTGATCGGAGCGGCGGCGGGTCTCGCGAACGGTGCGCTCATCGCCTATACGAAGATCCCCCCGTTCATTGCAACGCTTGGCATGTTCGTTTCCGCCAGAGGTGTTGCCAAGTGGTATACGAAGGGACAGCCGGTTTCCGGTATCACCGAGCAGTTTCACTTCATCGGAACGAAGGCGTGGCCGGTTGTCGTCTTCCTCGTCGTTGCACTGATCTTCCATGTCGCGCTGCGCTACACCCGCTATGGAAAGTTCACCTACGCCATCGGCGCGAACCCCCAGGCCGCCCGCGTTTCCGGTATCAACATCGAAGCGCACCTCGTCAAAGTCTATGTGATCGCTGGATTGCTTGCTGGTCTTGCCGGCATCGTCACGGCGGCGCGCGCGGAAACCGCGCAGGCAAGCATGGGCGTCGGATATGAGTTGGACGCGATCGCCGCGACCGTCATCGGCGGCACCTCGCTCACCGGCGGCGTCGGACGCATCACCGGCACCGTCATCGGCACCATCATTCTCGGCGTCATGACCTCGGGTTTCACCTTCCTCAGGATCGACGCCTATTACCAGGAGATCGTCAAGGGCTTCATCATCGTCGCGGCCGTTGTCATCGACGTCTACAGGCAGAAGAAAAGGCGCAAGCACTGA
- a CDS encoding dipeptidase: MQFVFDGHNDVLLRLWTHAKDGSDPIAEFADGTTTGHIDARRAKEGGLSGGLCAIYIPSGDLVFADPDADGRYITPMAAPLDPLPSLAIATEMAAIALRLDQAGAWRLCRTVKDIRGAMADGIFAAVMHMEGCEAIGADLSALEVFYAAGLRSLGPVWSRHNVFGHGVPFAFPMSPDTGPGLTDAGFALVRECNRLGLLIDLAHITEKGFWDVAKTTDQPLVASHSNAHALTPVARNLTDRQLDAVRESRGVVGVNYATAMLRPDGRSDSDTPLADMIRHIDYLVNRIGIDCVALGSDFDGATIPEEIGDAAGNQKLIAALREVGYGEADLTKLARENWLRILAQAWREDHA; encoded by the coding sequence ATGCAATTCGTATTCGACGGTCACAACGACGTTCTCCTCCGGCTCTGGACACACGCAAAAGATGGCAGCGACCCGATCGCGGAATTCGCAGACGGCACGACGACCGGCCACATCGATGCGCGTCGAGCCAAGGAAGGCGGCCTCTCAGGCGGCCTCTGCGCCATCTACATTCCCTCGGGCGATCTTGTCTTCGCCGATCCAGATGCCGATGGCCGCTACATCACGCCGATGGCGGCCCCTCTCGATCCGCTGCCGTCCCTCGCCATCGCCACCGAAATGGCGGCGATCGCGCTGCGGCTCGATCAGGCCGGCGCCTGGCGGCTCTGCCGGACGGTGAAGGACATCCGCGGCGCCATGGCGGACGGCATCTTTGCCGCCGTCATGCATATGGAAGGCTGCGAAGCGATCGGTGCCGATCTTTCTGCTCTCGAAGTATTTTATGCAGCGGGACTGCGATCACTTGGCCCGGTCTGGAGCCGGCACAACGTCTTCGGGCATGGTGTGCCCTTCGCCTTTCCGATGTCGCCCGACACCGGACCGGGCCTCACCGATGCCGGCTTCGCGCTGGTGAGAGAATGTAATCGCCTCGGTCTCCTCATCGACCTTGCCCATATCACCGAAAAAGGGTTCTGGGACGTGGCGAAGACGACGGATCAGCCGCTGGTCGCCAGCCACTCCAATGCGCATGCGCTGACGCCGGTCGCCCGTAATCTTACGGACAGGCAGCTCGACGCGGTCCGCGAAAGCCGCGGGGTCGTGGGGGTCAATTATGCAACCGCCATGCTGCGTCCCGACGGCCGCTCGGACAGCGACACGCCGCTGGCCGACATGATCCGCCACATCGACTATCTGGTGAATCGCATCGGCATCGACTGTGTGGCGCTCGGATCGGACTTCGACGGCGCTACCATTCCTGAGGAAATCGGCGATGCGGCCGGCAATCAGAAGCTGATTGCCGCTCTCCGGGAGGTTGGATATGGTGAGGCCGACCTGACGAAACTTGCCCGTGAAAATTGGCTTCGTATTCTCGCACAAGCTTGGCGGGAGGACCACGCCTAA
- a CDS encoding ABC transporter substrate-binding protein, with protein MMITRLSRKFRLLSAGAALSLLMMAAPSAFAETPKDTLVEGFAIDDIITMDPGEAFELSTAEITSNSYSLLVRLDLADTSKVKGDLAESWSVSDDGLTYTFKLKPGLKFASGNPVTAEDVAWSFERAVKLDKSPAFILTQFGLTGDNVTEKAKAADANTFVFTVDKAYAPSFVLNCLTATVASVVDKKLVLEHVKAVTPDAEHKYDNDFGNEWLKTGYAGSGAFKLREWRANEVVVLERNDNYYGDKAKLNRVIYRYMKESSAQRLALEAGDIDIARNLEPGDIDAVSKNADLATTSAPKGTIYYVSLNNKNENLKKPEVQEAFKYLVDYDAIGATLIKGIGEIHQTFLPKGQLGALDENPYKLDVARAKELLAKAGVPDGFSVTMDVRNTQPVTGIAESIQQTLAQAGVKLEIIPGDGKQTLTKYRARTHDIYIGNWGSDYFDPNSNADTFTSNPDNSDAGTVKTLAWRNTWEAPELDKQTKAALLERDGEKRAAMYEDIQKKFLANSPFVIIFQQTEVAGYRKNLKDFKLGPSFDTNFVGPIAKE; from the coding sequence ATGATGATCACCAGGCTCAGCCGCAAATTCCGCCTGCTTTCCGCAGGAGCCGCTCTTTCGCTGCTGATGATGGCAGCACCCTCGGCCTTTGCCGAAACGCCAAAGGATACGTTGGTCGAAGGTTTTGCCATCGACGACATCATCACGATGGATCCGGGCGAAGCCTTCGAGCTTTCAACGGCGGAAATCACCAGCAACAGCTACAGCCTGCTCGTTCGCCTCGATCTCGCCGACACATCCAAGGTGAAGGGCGATCTTGCCGAGAGCTGGAGCGTTTCGGATGACGGCCTCACCTATACGTTCAAACTGAAGCCAGGCCTCAAATTCGCCTCGGGAAATCCTGTTACTGCCGAAGACGTTGCCTGGTCGTTCGAACGGGCCGTCAAACTCGACAAGAGCCCGGCCTTCATTCTTACCCAATTCGGCCTGACTGGCGACAATGTCACCGAAAAGGCCAAGGCGGCCGATGCCAATACATTCGTCTTCACGGTCGACAAAGCCTATGCGCCGAGTTTCGTGCTCAACTGCCTGACGGCGACGGTCGCCTCCGTGGTCGACAAAAAGCTGGTGCTGGAGCATGTGAAGGCGGTAACGCCGGATGCCGAGCACAAATACGACAATGATTTCGGCAATGAGTGGCTGAAGACCGGCTATGCCGGTTCCGGGGCCTTCAAGCTGCGCGAATGGCGAGCCAACGAAGTCGTCGTGCTGGAGCGCAACGACAATTATTACGGCGACAAGGCCAAGCTCAACCGCGTCATCTATCGCTACATGAAGGAAAGCTCGGCCCAGCGGCTGGCGCTCGAAGCTGGTGATATCGACATCGCCCGCAATCTGGAGCCCGGCGATATCGACGCCGTTTCCAAGAATGCCGATCTCGCCACGACAAGTGCGCCGAAAGGCACGATCTACTATGTCAGCCTGAACAACAAGAACGAGAACCTGAAGAAGCCTGAAGTTCAGGAGGCTTTCAAGTATCTGGTCGACTACGATGCGATCGGCGCAACCTTGATCAAGGGGATCGGCGAGATCCACCAGACCTTCCTGCCGAAGGGTCAACTGGGCGCCCTGGATGAAAATCCCTACAAGCTCGACGTTGCCAGGGCCAAGGAGCTGCTTGCCAAGGCCGGCGTCCCGGACGGGTTCTCGGTGACCATGGACGTGCGCAACACGCAGCCGGTGACCGGTATTGCAGAATCCATACAGCAGACGTTGGCGCAGGCTGGCGTAAAGCTGGAAATCATCCCGGGCGACGGCAAGCAGACGCTGACCAAATATCGCGCCCGCACCCATGACATCTACATCGGCAACTGGGGCTCGGACTATTTCGACCCGAACTCGAATGCCGACACTTTCACCAGCAACCCCGACAATTCCGATGCCGGCACGGTGAAGACGCTCGCCTGGCGCAACACCTGGGAAGCGCCGGAACTCGATAAGCAAACCAAGGCCGCACTGCTCGAGCGCGACGGTGAGAAGCGCGCCGCGATGTACGAGGATATCCAGAAGAAGTTCCTCGCCAACAGCCCCTTCGTCATCATTTTCCAGCAGACCGAGGTGGCGGGCTATCGGAAGAATCTGAAGGACTTCAAACTGGGTCCGAGCTTCGACACCAATTTCGTCGGTCCGATCGCCAAGGAATAA
- a CDS encoding ABC transporter permease: MSTIETTREARPRKGRAGAFAKALGRFLFAAVTTYLGLLAVTFFIGRVVPIDPVLAILGDRAPTHVVERVRQEMGFNLPLYQQFYIYIRGILSGDFGNSVLTTNPVMIDIRRVMPATIELATLGTLIGACVGVPLGVLAAVRRGSIADQVVRVIGLVGYSVPIFWLALISLVIFYAQLRWVAFPGRIDIVFEYTFTPITGFYLLDSAWQGQWDVFYDVFRHIILPASLLGYFSLAYISRMTRSFMLNELSQEYIVAARAKGLSETRVIWGHALRNAAVPLVTVIALSYAGLLEGSVLTETVFSWPGIGLYITNSLQNADMNAVLGGTIVIGTIFIGINLLSDLLYRTLDPRTRNR, from the coding sequence GTGAGCACCATCGAAACCACACGGGAGGCGCGGCCCCGCAAGGGCCGTGCCGGCGCCTTTGCGAAGGCTTTGGGGCGGTTCCTGTTCGCCGCCGTCACCACTTATCTCGGCCTGCTGGCCGTCACCTTCTTCATCGGCCGCGTCGTGCCGATCGATCCCGTGCTTGCCATCCTCGGCGACCGCGCCCCTACTCATGTCGTCGAGCGGGTGCGTCAGGAAATGGGTTTCAACCTGCCGCTCTATCAGCAGTTCTACATCTATATCAGAGGCATTCTGTCCGGCGATTTCGGCAACTCGGTGCTGACGACCAATCCTGTCATGATCGACATCCGCCGGGTCATGCCGGCGACGATCGAGCTCGCGACGTTGGGGACGCTGATCGGGGCCTGCGTCGGCGTGCCGCTCGGCGTCCTCGCTGCCGTGCGTCGCGGCAGCATCGCCGACCAGGTCGTTCGCGTCATCGGCCTCGTCGGCTATTCCGTGCCGATTTTCTGGCTGGCGCTGATTTCGCTGGTCATCTTCTATGCGCAGCTGCGCTGGGTGGCCTTTCCCGGCCGCATCGACATCGTCTTCGAATATACGTTCACGCCGATCACCGGCTTCTATCTTCTGGACAGCGCCTGGCAGGGGCAATGGGATGTCTTCTATGACGTCTTCCGCCACATCATCCTGCCGGCTTCGCTGCTCGGCTATTTCTCGCTCGCCTATATCAGCCGCATGACCCGCAGCTTCATGCTGAACGAGCTTTCGCAGGAATATATCGTCGCCGCGCGTGCCAAGGGGCTTTCGGAAACGCGGGTGATCTGGGGCCACGCCCTGCGCAATGCCGCCGTGCCGCTCGTCACCGTCATCGCGCTTTCCTATGCCGGCCTGCTCGAAGGATCGGTGCTGACCGAGACCGTCTTTTCCTGGCCGGGCATCGGGCTCTACATCACCAATTCGCTGCAGAACGCCGATATGAACGCCGTGCTCGGCGGCACGATCGTCATCGGGACGATCTTCATCGGCATCAATCTTCTGTCCGATCTTCTCTACCGGACACTCGATCCGAGGACGCGAAACCGATGA
- a CDS encoding ABC transporter permease, which yields MTAPASPSSAMSRREWLLSDRPQSRRQARLGRAYVTWRQFTANRLAVVGLLIIIALLLVAAFADLLATHNPIVGDLRNARLLPPGTSGYLLGTDDQGRDIYSRLIYGSRLTLFVVVLVAIISAPIGLIVGTVSGYAGGWVDATLMRITDIFLAFPKLVLALAFVAALGPGIQNAVIAIAITSWPPYARIARAETLTVRRSDYISAVKLMGASPIRIIVRHVMPLCISSLIVRVTLDMAGIILTAAGLGFLGLGAQPPLPEWGAMIASGRRFILDQWWVAAMPGIAILIVSLGFNLLGDGLRDALDPKESGQ from the coding sequence ATGACGGCTCCTGCCAGCCCCTCTTCTGCGATGAGCCGCCGCGAATGGCTGCTTTCCGACCGGCCGCAATCGCGCAGGCAGGCCCGTCTCGGCCGCGCTTACGTCACCTGGCGGCAGTTCACGGCCAACAGGCTCGCCGTCGTCGGCCTGCTGATCATCATCGCCCTGCTCCTGGTCGCCGCGTTTGCGGATCTCCTCGCCACACACAACCCCATCGTCGGCGATCTCCGCAATGCCCGCCTGCTGCCGCCGGGAACGAGCGGCTACCTGCTCGGCACGGATGATCAGGGCCGCGACATCTATTCACGGCTGATCTATGGATCGCGATTGACCCTGTTCGTCGTCGTGCTCGTCGCCATCATCTCCGCGCCGATCGGGCTGATCGTCGGCACGGTCTCGGGTTATGCCGGAGGCTGGGTGGATGCGACGCTGATGCGCATCACCGATATCTTTCTTGCCTTTCCGAAGCTGGTCTTGGCGCTCGCCTTCGTCGCCGCGCTCGGCCCGGGCATCCAGAACGCGGTCATCGCCATCGCCATCACCTCCTGGCCGCCCTATGCCCGCATCGCTCGGGCCGAGACGCTGACGGTCCGGCGTTCCGACTATATCTCGGCGGTGAAGCTGATGGGAGCCTCACCGATCCGCATCATCGTGCGTCATGTCATGCCGCTCTGCATTTCCTCGCTGATCGTGCGCGTGACCCTCGATATGGCTGGCATCATCCTGACAGCGGCCGGCCTCGGCTTCCTTGGTCTCGGCGCGCAGCCGCCGCTGCCGGAATGGGGCGCGATGATTGCCTCTGGCCGGCGCTTCATTCTGGATCAGTGGTGGGTCGCGGCCATGCCTGGCATCGCCATCCTCATCGTCAGCCTCGGCTTCAATCTCTTGGGCGACGGCCTGCGCGACGCGCTCGACCCGAAGGAGAGCGGCCAATGA
- a CDS encoding ABC transporter ATP-binding protein, giving the protein MTTLLTVDRLKVSYPTRTGVIEAVRGVSLTLGRERLGIVGESGSGKSQTGRAIMGLTPKHGIVTADRLDFSGIDLLKASVGERRRLRGKRIAMILQDPKYSLDPVMTIGRQICETLRTHEKIAKAEARERALAMLEAVQIRDPQRVFDLYPHEVSGGMGQRAMIAMMLIAGPELLIADEPTSALDVTVQLDVLRIMDRLVAERGMGLIFVSHDLRLVSSFCDRVIVMYAGKIVEELAAADLKHAQHPYTRGLLNCMPEIGANRHPLPVLDRKPEWAA; this is encoded by the coding sequence ATGACGACGCTTCTGACGGTCGACAGGCTCAAGGTCAGTTATCCCACCCGCACCGGCGTGATCGAGGCCGTGCGCGGCGTCTCCCTCACGCTCGGCCGGGAAAGGCTCGGTATTGTCGGCGAATCCGGCTCCGGCAAGTCGCAGACCGGCCGGGCGATCATGGGGCTGACGCCGAAACACGGGATCGTCACGGCCGACAGGCTCGATTTCAGCGGCATCGATCTCCTCAAGGCATCCGTCGGAGAAAGGCGCAGGCTGCGCGGCAAGCGCATCGCTATGATCCTGCAGGATCCGAAATATTCGCTCGACCCCGTCATGACGATCGGACGGCAGATCTGCGAAACGCTGCGCACGCATGAGAAGATCGCCAAAGCGGAAGCGCGCGAACGGGCGCTCGCCATGCTGGAAGCGGTTCAGATCCGCGATCCTCAGCGGGTCTTTGACCTGTATCCGCATGAGGTTTCGGGCGGCATGGGACAGCGCGCCATGATCGCCATGATGCTGATTGCCGGACCCGAACTGCTGATTGCCGACGAACCCACTTCGGCGCTCGACGTGACGGTGCAGCTCGATGTGCTCCGCATCATGGACAGGCTGGTCGCTGAGCGCGGCATGGGGCTGATCTTCGTCTCCCATGATCTGAGACTGGTCTCTTCCTTCTGCGACCGGGTCATTGTCATGTATGCCGGCAAGATCGTCGAAGAGCTCGCGGCCGCCGATCTCAAACATGCGCAGCATCCCTATACGCGGGGACTGCTGAACTGCATGCCGGAGATCGGGGCGAACCGCCATCCGCTGCCGGTGCTCGACCGCAAGCCGGAGTGGGCGGCATGA
- a CDS encoding ABC transporter ATP-binding protein, protein MSAALHVDNLNVVYDDFHALKDVSISVERGESFGLVGESGSGKSTLLRAVAGLAPISGGAIRIDGEELKGSKRSKAFYRRVQMVFQDPYGSLHPRQTIDRLLLEPLAIHAVTDSDKRIARALDEVGLGNGFRFRYPHQLSGGQRQRVAIARALIVQPSILLLDEPTSALDASVQAEVLNLLEQIRRDRKLTFVMVSHDLGVITHMCERLAVMRSGAVVERLSSEELARGTVQEDYTRNLMIASKGFVKA, encoded by the coding sequence ATGAGCGCAGCCCTCCATGTCGACAATCTCAATGTCGTCTATGATGATTTTCATGCGCTGAAGGATGTCAGCATCAGCGTCGAGCGCGGTGAATCTTTCGGCCTCGTCGGTGAATCCGGGTCGGGCAAATCCACCTTGCTGCGCGCCGTTGCCGGACTTGCGCCCATCAGCGGCGGCGCGATCCGCATCGACGGCGAAGAGTTGAAGGGTTCGAAGCGCAGCAAGGCCTTCTATCGGCGCGTGCAGATGGTCTTCCAGGATCCCTACGGCTCGCTGCATCCGCGCCAGACGATCGATCGGTTGCTGCTCGAACCGCTTGCGATCCACGCCGTTACCGACAGCGACAAGCGTATTGCCCGCGCGCTCGACGAAGTCGGCCTCGGCAATGGTTTCCGTTTCCGCTATCCGCATCAGCTTTCCGGTGGTCAGCGACAGCGTGTGGCGATCGCCAGGGCGCTGATCGTGCAACCGTCGATCCTGCTGCTCGACGAGCCGACATCGGCGCTCGACGCCTCGGTGCAGGCGGAGGTGCTGAACCTGCTCGAACAGATCCGCCGCGACCGCAAGCTCACTTTCGTCATGGTCAGCCATGACCTCGGCGTCATCACCCATATGTGCGAAAGGCTCGCGGTGATGCGCAGCGGCGCTGTCGTCGAACGATTGAGCTCGGAAGAGCTGGCGCGGGGCACGGTCCAGGAAGATTACACGAGAAATTTGATGATCGCGAGCAAGGGTTTCGTCAAAGCCTAA
- a CDS encoding KH domain-containing protein, translated as MFFLGGMTMGYLDPPVKAGRKEQITVSIPAEQDRRLIGTETSDLQQNENAIERSLIWAWRTLC; from the coding sequence ATGTTCTTTCTAGGTGGGATGACCATGGGCTATCTCGATCCTCCCGTGAAAGCCGGTCGCAAGGAACAGATCACGGTCTCCATACCGGCGGAACAGGACCGGCGCCTGATCGGGACCGAGACCTCCGATCTGCAGCAGAACGAGAACGCCATCGAGCGCTCCTTAATCTGGGCATGGCGCACGCTCTGCTAA